The Streptomyces halobius genomic interval GCATAGGCTCGACGCCTGGCTGGAAAGCGCCGGAGCGCGGCCGAATGCTCGACTCGGCGTCGGCACACAACTCGGAGCGGTCACGCACCTCTCCAAGACTCCCGGACATGTTGCAGGGACCGGCCTCGATGGCTCCCCTCCATGCCATCGGGACCGGCCCCTGCGATCCCCCGAATCCCCCTGTGCAGCTTGTCTCTTGCGGCTGCTCCTACTTCGGCTCCGCGATCGGGGCAGGCTTCGGCTCCGCGATCAGGTCAGGCTTCGGCTCCATGATCGGGGCAGGCTCCGACTCCGCGATCGGGGCAGGCTTCGGCTCCGTGATCGGGTCAGGGTTATCCGTGGTGCTGGCGGCGCCGGACCCGCTCCCGTCCGCGGGCCCGCGCTTGGCGGTCCCCTTCTTGGGGAGGAGGGGTGCACCGATGGGCATGTGCTTGTCCATCGGCTTGATGATCTCGCGGTCACCCGCCGTCGGTGCCTGGTCGTTGCTCACGGTGATCAACTCCTGTGTGTGGGCGCTTTAGGAAGGCCCGGCCGGCGACTCCCCCGGGGCCGCCGGACGGGCGCTCCAGAGCCGCTCACCCTAATGGTGGGGCCTGGCTACCGAGCCGCTTGCCCCCCGAGGCGGCGGTTCGGCACTAGAGAGAGTGGCCCGCCGCGATGAACGATCGATAAACGTCGACAGTTAGCGTGTCCGCCTGCGGTTCCGGGCTGCCCGCACGCTCATACCACGCGCGCCGGGGCGAGCAGGGACTGCACTTCGCGCCCTTCCGGTGAACCCAGTCGTTCATAGATGGGCAGGGCCTCCTGCCAGCACACCCGCGCGCGGCCGGTGTGCCCGATGGTGTCGAGTGCGCGTCCCAGCAGTGTCAGGGCATTGGCGTGCCACCGTTCGCCGCCCACCGCCCGTAGAGCCTTGAGTGCCTGTTCGGCATGTTCGGCAGCCAGGGCCGGACGGTCGTCACCGAGCTCGATTTCGCCCAGCCTGAGGAATGTCATCCCTTCCCAGAATCGTTGTCGGTTGTCCTGGAAGATGACCAGTGCTTCGGTGAGTTGCTGGATGGCGTCTTGGTGACGTCCGGCGCGAGTGAGAGCCAGGCCGAGTGAGTACATGCCGTTGGCCAACCGTCGTGTGGCGCCGAGCCTCCGGTAGATGCCGATGCCCTCTTCGGCGAGCGCAATGGCGCTGTCCACCCGGCCGGTGCCCAGGTGCACGCGGGCCAGGTTGCACATTGCGCTTGCCTCGGACTGCTCATTGTGATCGTCACGGAAGGCTTTACGTGCCTGGCTCAGGTACAGCTCGGCGACGTCGTAGCGCTGCTGGATGCCGGCGATGATGCCCCGGTCGTTCGGAGCGTTGGACGACGAGAACGCATCCCCGGTCGCCAGCCCCAACAACATGGCCGACTGGGCGTGTGCGTCCGCCTCGTCGAGCCGCCCTGCCAGGGTGTGCACGTTGGTGAGAGAGGTGTGCAGCCGTGCCTCGGCCCGCTGGTCGTCGAATTCCCTGGCGGCGGCCAGCAGCGTCATATTGGCCTGCTCGTACTGATGTGAATCGGCGCTCGACTCGGCAAGGTCCAGCGTGAGCAGGAGCAGGTCGACGGCGCGGCGCAGCGTCGGCTTCGCAGCCGATTGCTGAGCACAGGCGAGAAGGCAGCGGGCCTCCCCGAACAGCCACTGCAGCGCCTCGGGACGGTCGGCGAACGACAGGCCCGGATAGCCGGTGGGTTCCATATGGTCGACGAGACGGTCACCCGGGCGTTCCAGCGCGTACATGTGCGCCGCCGTCGCCAGATAGAAGTCCAGCAGCCGTGACAGGGCGGCTTCCCGCTCGGACGGCGGGTGCTCGTCCCGTTCGGCACAGGCGCGTGCGTAGAGGCGTACGAGGTCGTGGAAGCGGTACCGGCCAGGAGCGGCCGACTCCAGCAGGGAGGCATCCACAAGCGACTCGATGAGTTCCTCGGCCGACATGATGTCCATATCGAGCAGCGCCGCAGCCGCCGCCAGCGAAATATCCGGCCCATCCGCCAGTCCCAGCAACCGGAAGGCCCGTGCCTGGTGCGGCTCCAGTTGGCCGTACCCCAGCTCGAAGGTCGCCTTGACGGCCAGGTCGCCGGCCCGCAGCTCGTCCAGACGACGACGTTCGTCGGCGAGTTTGCGGGCCAGGGTGGCGACGGTCCAGGTGCGGCGGGAGGCCAGGCGGGAGGCGGCGATGCGGATGGCCAACGGGAGGAAGCCGCAGGCGCCGACGACGGCCATGGCGGCCTGGCGTTCTGAGTTGACGCGTTCCTCGCCGACGATACGGGTGAAGAGGGCCAGCGCCTCTTCGGGGCTCATCACATCGAGGTCGATGAGGTGGGCACCCGCCAGGTCGATCATGCGGGCCCGGCTGGTGATGAGGGCGGCGCACCCCTCCGTGCCGGGCAGCAGCGACCGGACTTGGGCAGCGTCGCGGGCGTTGTCCAGGAGGGCCAGGACGCGTCGCCCGGCCAGGGCGGAACGGTAGAGGGCGGACCGCTCCTCCAGGCCGTCGGGGATGGCGGAGTCGGGTGTGCCCAGCGCTCGCAAGAAGGCGCCGAGGACGGCGACCGGTTCGGACGGGTTGTGGCCCGCGCCCTGCAGGTCGACGTAGAGCTGCCCGTCGGGGAAGTGCTCGCGTGCGGCATGTGCGACATGGACGGCGAGCGTGGTCTTTCCGACGCCACCTATGCCACTGAGTGCGGAGACGGCCATCACGCTGCCCTCGGCGGTGGCGAGTTGATCGCCGAGTTCGGAGACGAAGGCGGCGCGGCCGGTGAAGTCGGCGACGGTGGCCGGGAGCTGCTGTGGGCGTACCGCGACGGCGTCGGCCGCGTCCGCGTCGTCCCTGATGACGACCGGCGCGTCCAGGTCCGCGTCCGCCCGCAGAATCCGCTGCTGAAGATCGGAGAGCGAGGCGCACGGGTCCACGCCCAGTTCCTCGTCGAGCAGCCGGCGGGTGTCGGCGTAGACCGCGAGCGCCTCGGCCTGCCGGCCGCTGCGGTACAGGGCCAGCATCAGCAGTTCGCGCAGCCGCTCGCGCAGCGGGTGGGCGGCGGTGAGGGCGGTCAGTTCGGACACCGCCTCGGCATGACAGCCGAGCTCCAGGTCGAGTTCGAGGCGGGTCTCCATGAGGGAGAGCCGCCACTCTTCGAGCCGGGTGCGCTGGGTGTCCGCGTACGGACCGGCGAGGCCGGCCAGCGGTTCGCCGTCCCACAGTGCCAGCGTGGCGTCCAGGAGTTCCCGGGCGCGGCAGCGGTCGCCGGCGGCCTTGGCCTTCTCGGCCTCGGCCGCGAACTGCTCGGCGTGGTCGTGGTCGAGGTCCAGGGGCCGGCTGTCCGCCGAGCGGATCGCATAGCCGCCGGACTCGCTGACCAGGACGGCGGCGTCGTCGCCCAGCGCCTTGCGGAGCCGGGAGGCGTACGTCCGCAGGGCGGCGAGCGCGGCGTTCGGCGGTTCCTCGCCCCAGAGGGCGTCGACGAGTTCGGCGGCGGTGGCGGTGCGTCCGCCGCGCAGCAGCAGTGCGGCGAGCAGTGCCCGCTGCTGCGGGGATCCCGCAGCCAGCGGCGTATCGCCGCGCCAGGCCCGTACGGGGCCGAGCACGGAGAAGCGGAGGCGCTCCCGTCCCTGCCCCGGACCGTCGTCCATGTCTCCCCCTGCCCTGTGCCGTCGTGGTGCTTACGCATCGGTTCACGTTGGCTCACCGTGTGCAACGGTCAGTCTGCCTTGTCACCACCCCTTACGTCAGTAGGGGTCGGGAGCATGCACAAAGCCTCCCCGGCGGATCGGGGGGTGGGCAGGCCGGCGCACAAGGGGGCGCGGAAGGTTTGCTTCCATGCGCCCCTTGGCCGGGTATGTGCTTCCGTACGCCCCTTGGTGCGGTCCTTTGTGCGCCCCTTGGTGCGGCCCATGGGGCGGCCCGTCTCCCCGCCCCCAAGCTCCTGACGCAGCGTCAGTTCCGCGCTACCGTGCCATGCCATGGAGACCATGAAGACGGTGACGACCATGGAGACCTTCCCCGAGATCATCTCGGTGGACGACCACACGGTGGAACCCCCCAACGTCTGGCGGGACCGCCTCCCGTCGAAGTATCACGACACGGGCCCGCGCATCGTCCGGGCGCCGATAAAGGAAATGACCTTCGTGGGCGGTAAGTTCGCCCCGAAGATGGGTGCCGCGGGCGACGACGGGCCGATCGCCGACTGGTGGGTCTACGAAGACCTGCACCGTCCGCTGACCCGCCTCGACACGGCCGTCGGCTACTCCCGCGACGACATCAAGCTCGAAGGCATCACCTACGAGCAGATGCGCCCCGGCTCGTACTCCGTCCCCGAGCGGCTGGCCGACATGGACCTCAACCACGTCCAGTCCGCCCTGTGCTTCCCCACCTTCCCCCGCTTCTGCGGCCAGACCTTCACCGAGGCCAAGGACCGTGAGCTGGGACTGCTGGGCGTACGCGCGTACAACGACTGGATGGTGGAGGAGTGGTGCGGCCCGCAGGCGCAGGGCCGGCTGATCCCCCTCACCCTCGTCCCCCTCTGGGACGCGGAACTGGCCGCCACGGAGGTACGACGCAACGCGGCCCGGGGCGTACGGGCGGTCTGCTTCAGCGAAATTCCGCCACACCTGGGACTGCCGAGCATTCACACCGACTACTGGGACCCGTTCCTGCGCGCCTGCGACGAGACGGGCACGGTCGTGGCCATGCACATCGGCTCGTCGTCCAAGATGCCGTCGACATCCCCCGACGCCCCGCCCGCAGTCGGCTCCACCGTCACGTTCGCCAACTGCTGCTTTTCGATGGTCGACTGGCTGATGAGCGGCGCGTTCGACCGCTTCCAGAACCTGAAGATCATGTACGCGGAGGGCCAGATCGGCTGGATCCCGTACATCCTGGAACGCGCGAACGTCGTCTGGGAGGAGAACCGGGGCTGGGGCGGCGTGGCCGACAAGGTCCTCCGCCCACCGTCCGAACTCTTCGCCGAGCATGTGTACGGCTGCTTCTTCGACGACGCCTTCGGGCTGCGCAACCTCGACGCGATCGGCGTCGGCAATGTCCTGTACGAGACGGACTACCCGCACTCGGACTCCACCTGGCCCAAATCGAAAGAGGTCGGCCAGTCCCAGATGGGTCACCTGGATCCGGACGTGGTGGAGCGCATCGTGCGGGGGAACGCGATCGAGGTGTTGGGGCTTACGGGGGAGGGGGTCTGGGGGCCGGCGGTGGGAGGAGGGGCACCGTAACGGATCACGGGTCAGGGTCTGGCCCCGTACCCTGACAGTGACGAGCTGTCCAGAGAGGGGCAAGGCCGTGTCTTCAGATGCAACGCCGGACCCGTTCGCCGAGCCGGTGGCCTTCGGCCAGCGCATGCAGATCCTGCGGACGCGACGAGGCATGAGCCGCAGTGTCCTGGCCGGTCTACTCGGAAAGTCGCCAAGCTGGGTCAAGCAGGTCGAGGGCGGACGCCTGCAGATGCCCAAGCTGCCGGTTGTCCTGCGCATTGCGGAGGCACTCAGGGTTCGGGACCTCTCCGAGCTGACGGGCAATCAGTCGACGGCGATCGCACTCTTCACGGGGCCCGGACATGCCCGTCTCCCCCAAGTGCGCACTGCCATCAACGCATTCCCTTTGACCACGCAGCGAGAGGCTCCGCCCCTGGCGCACCTTCGGATTCGGCTCGCGCGCGCGTGGGCTGCCCGGCATTCCGCGCCGAATCACCGGGACGTCATCGGGGCGCTCCTGCCGGAGCTCATCCGGGACGCCCAGCTTGCCGTGCTGCAAGCCGACTCGGCTGCTGATCGGCGCGCGGCGCAAGGGCTGTTGTCCGAGGCGTACAGCCTGAGCCAGTTCTTCATCGCGTACCAGCCGGATGCGTCGCTGCTGTGGCGGGTCGTAGAGCGCGGCATGATTTCCGCACAGGAATCGGAGGACCCCCACACCATCGGCGTCGCTGCGTGGCTGGCGGCACAGGCGCACCGCGACAGCGGCCACGCACACTTCGACGCCGCCGACGCGGTGAATCTGGAGACGATCCGCTACCTGGAACCCTTCTTGCCGGATGCGAGCAACGACGTGCTCGCCATCGCCGGAGCGCTGCGATTCGAGGCGGGGTATACGGCGGCGCGTCGGGGGGACAAAGGAACCGCCTGGCGCTACTGGGACACGGCACGTGCTATGGCGGACCGGTTGCCCGCCGACTACTACCACCCCGTCACCTCATTCTCCCGGCCCGTTATGGGAGCGCACGCGGTCACTGTCGCGGTCGAGCTGCACGCGGGCGGGGAGAGCGTCCGGCAGGCGGCCGCGGCGGACACTACGACGATCCCTTCGCGACCCCGGCGGGCGCGCCACCGGATCGAGGAAGCGCGGGGATATCAACTCGACGGCCAGGGGGAGGTCGCGTTGGCCGCCCTCGACAAGGCTTACGAGGCTGCACCGGAAACCGTCCGCTACAACGGTTACGCCCGGCGCATCGTTCTGGAGGAGGCGGAGTCGAAGAACCCGTCCCAGCGTCGCCGTGCGAGCGAACTCGCCGTAAAGATCGGCATGTTGGCGGCATGAGGCAAGGGGCAGAAAGTGTGCCCCTTCCCCCTTCTCAGGGGCCCTACGGTCGGTCGTCAGATGACCCCCGGAGGCCCTGCGACCGTATGCACTGCGGGCCCCGGGGCATGGCCAACCTGAAGGAAGCAGGTCGACATGCCGCACTGGATCGCCCGCCTCTTCGAGTCGCTATTGCGCCTGTTACTGCCTGCGCCGGGCCGACACCGGGCAGTCGCAGCCACCGCACTCCCGATCGCCGAGCCCCGCGCCGCAGCGTCGGCCGGGAGGCTGATCCGTGTGCCGATGGTGCGGGGTGAGGACACGGTCATGGTGCGCCCGTATCTCGTCGCGTATGAGCGGGAGCAGGCTGCGCGACGGCGGGCGGAGGTGGCTGCATGATGCGCGAGCCAGAGGGCGCCACCCGGCTGCTCCCGTGGTCGACCGTGCGGGGTCGGCCGTGCTTCCTCGTCAGCGATGGCACCGGTTACGTATCCCGTCTCGCGGACAGCGTCGAGGCCGTCCGGCTCGGCATGGCGAACGAGCTGCTCGGCCACGCCGCCGACCTGCTCAAGGACCATAGGGCGACGGCCATCGAGCTGCACTTCCTCGCCCTCCGGTTGACCGAGTCCCTGCGGGACGTACTCCGCATCGCGGAGAGCCAGGGCGCACGTCTCGGTGGAGGTGCCCCGAAGCCACCGTCGGGGGAGGCCCGATGAGGGGCAGCAGCGGCCGCGTCGTTCGAGCCCGGTACCGCTTCGTCGATTGGACGCTGAAAGCGATGCCCGACATGCCCGTTCGCTACGTCGGCACATGCCTCTGCTGCGGAGAACGGTCCGCAGGCACCGACAATCCCGACGACGCACAGCTGTGGTGCCTCAAGCACGCGGGCGCCACCGGGGACACCGGATACGAGCTGTCGACTCACAGCTGCTTCGACGCGGCGCCGAGCGCGGCGAGTGGGGCCCCCGCCCGATGAACTCTACGAACGGTCGGTGCGGCGGTCTCGGTGCCCGTGCCGCGCAACCCTTGCCTGATGGTTCGTCAGGTACGACGATGACGGCAT includes:
- a CDS encoding AfsR/SARP family transcriptional regulator; protein product: MDDGPGQGRERLRFSVLGPVRAWRGDTPLAAGSPQQRALLAALLLRGGRTATAAELVDALWGEEPPNAALAALRTYASRLRKALGDDAAVLVSESGGYAIRSADSRPLDLDHDHAEQFAAEAEKAKAAGDRCRARELLDATLALWDGEPLAGLAGPYADTQRTRLEEWRLSLMETRLELDLELGCHAEAVSELTALTAAHPLRERLRELLMLALYRSGRQAEALAVYADTRRLLDEELGVDPCASLSDLQQRILRADADLDAPVVIRDDADAADAVAVRPQQLPATVADFTGRAAFVSELGDQLATAEGSVMAVSALSGIGGVGKTTLAVHVAHAAREHFPDGQLYVDLQGAGHNPSEPVAVLGAFLRALGTPDSAIPDGLEERSALYRSALAGRRVLALLDNARDAAQVRSLLPGTEGCAALITSRARMIDLAGAHLIDLDVMSPEEALALFTRIVGEERVNSERQAAMAVVGACGFLPLAIRIAASRLASRRTWTVATLARKLADERRRLDELRAGDLAVKATFELGYGQLEPHQARAFRLLGLADGPDISLAAAAALLDMDIMSAEELIESLVDASLLESAAPGRYRFHDLVRLYARACAERDEHPPSEREAALSRLLDFYLATAAHMYALERPGDRLVDHMEPTGYPGLSFADRPEALQWLFGEARCLLACAQQSAAKPTLRRAVDLLLLTLDLAESSADSHQYEQANMTLLAAAREFDDQRAEARLHTSLTNVHTLAGRLDEADAHAQSAMLLGLATGDAFSSSNAPNDRGIIAGIQQRYDVAELYLSQARKAFRDDHNEQSEASAMCNLARVHLGTGRVDSAIALAEEGIGIYRRLGATRRLANGMYSLGLALTRAGRHQDAIQQLTEALVIFQDNRQRFWEGMTFLRLGEIELGDDRPALAAEHAEQALKALRAVGGERWHANALTLLGRALDTIGHTGRARVCWQEALPIYERLGSPEGREVQSLLAPARVV
- a CDS encoding DUF7848 domain-containing protein translates to MRGSSGRVVRARYRFVDWTLKAMPDMPVRYVGTCLCCGERSAGTDNPDDAQLWCLKHAGATGDTGYELSTHSCFDAAPSAASGAPAR
- a CDS encoding helix-turn-helix domain-containing protein yields the protein MSSDATPDPFAEPVAFGQRMQILRTRRGMSRSVLAGLLGKSPSWVKQVEGGRLQMPKLPVVLRIAEALRVRDLSELTGNQSTAIALFTGPGHARLPQVRTAINAFPLTTQREAPPLAHLRIRLARAWAARHSAPNHRDVIGALLPELIRDAQLAVLQADSAADRRAAQGLLSEAYSLSQFFIAYQPDASLLWRVVERGMISAQESEDPHTIGVAAWLAAQAHRDSGHAHFDAADAVNLETIRYLEPFLPDASNDVLAIAGALRFEAGYTAARRGDKGTAWRYWDTARAMADRLPADYYHPVTSFSRPVMGAHAVTVAVELHAGGESVRQAAAADTTTIPSRPRRARHRIEEARGYQLDGQGEVALAALDKAYEAAPETVRYNGYARRIVLEEAESKNPSQRRRASELAVKIGMLAA
- a CDS encoding amidohydrolase family protein, with the protein product METMKTVTTMETFPEIISVDDHTVEPPNVWRDRLPSKYHDTGPRIVRAPIKEMTFVGGKFAPKMGAAGDDGPIADWWVYEDLHRPLTRLDTAVGYSRDDIKLEGITYEQMRPGSYSVPERLADMDLNHVQSALCFPTFPRFCGQTFTEAKDRELGLLGVRAYNDWMVEEWCGPQAQGRLIPLTLVPLWDAELAATEVRRNAARGVRAVCFSEIPPHLGLPSIHTDYWDPFLRACDETGTVVAMHIGSSSKMPSTSPDAPPAVGSTVTFANCCFSMVDWLMSGAFDRFQNLKIMYAEGQIGWIPYILERANVVWEENRGWGGVADKVLRPPSELFAEHVYGCFFDDAFGLRNLDAIGVGNVLYETDYPHSDSTWPKSKEVGQSQMGHLDPDVVERIVRGNAIEVLGLTGEGVWGPAVGGGAP